The Cardiocondyla obscurior isolate alpha-2009 linkage group LG22, Cobs3.1, whole genome shotgun sequence genome includes a region encoding these proteins:
- the LOC139110996 gene encoding zinc finger protein 84 isoform X3, whose protein sequence is MEDICSGTFEKGTLFLPIENNEVDFAGEMLCEFLQVKLELEGESTSHQNWSQIANTNLCDKEDGVMQRCLTNTNFIQTQDSDKHHGFCQNGQQPKFYKIQCSICKKWFLNNDSMVTHLRTHCSGNQCEVCQQNFTDNSSLHAHMLTHVGMSPLECNICQKRFAYKWSLRSHMQLHVLDKPYDCDALQQAFMKRAGMNEQIMQMEDRPFECDVCHVTFKEKINLNRHMSNHTNVDKPYKCTICFEAFKEKAKLNMHLPLHTGNKHFKCTLCHRSFAQKTALNNHMLAHSGEKPHACNICEKTYKRKSELIRHTMVHTGERPYECKECLMTFREKAKLNSHMLVHTGEKPHECQICHKACARKSDLNSHMLLHTGGQYDCKVCDKIFTRKSDLNRHTLIHTGEKPFACNMCDMAFREKTRLNSHMIIHTGDKRYACHICQKTFKEKSSLKKHMLSHTGDRPYECYVCHKAFTQKTTLNSHILVHAGERPFECSTCQKIFKDKAALKKHLLVHVNEKTHECLICMKKFAHKTALNSHLSSNHIS, encoded by the exons ATGGAGGATATTTGCTCAGGCACCTTCGAGAAAGGCACGCTCTTTCTGCCTATCGAAAACAATGAGGTGGATTTTGCTGGGGAGATG CTTTGTGAATTCTTGCAGGTGAAGCTAGAGTTGGAAGGAGAATCCACCAGCCACCAGAACTGGTCACAGATAGCAAATACTAATTTATGTGACAAGGAAGATGGTGTGATGCAAAGATGCTTAACTAATACCAATTTTATACAAACTCAAGACTCTGACAAGCATCATGGATTCTGTCAAAATGGGCAACAACCAAAATTTTACAAGATCCAATGTTCTATCTGCAAGAAATGGTTTCTGAACAATGATTCCATGGTGACCCATCTAAGGACGCACTGTAGCGGAAATCAATGCGAAGTCTGTCAACAAAATTTCACCGATAACTCTAGCCTGCACGCTCATATGTTGACTCACGTCGGCATGAGTCCGCTTGAGTGCAACATTTGTCAAAAAAGATTTGCTTACAAATGGAGTTTAAGGAGCCATATGCAATTGCATGTATTGGACAAGCCGTACGATTGCGACGCGTTGCAGCAGGCTTTTATGAAGCGAGCTGGTATGAATGAGCAGATAATGCAGATGGAAGACAGGCCCTTCGAATGTGATGTCTGCCATGTGACGTttaaggaaaaaattaatttaaatcgtcaCATGTCCAATCACACAAACGTGGACAAGCCGTATAAATGTACGATCTGTTTCGAAGCATTCAAGGAGAAGGCGAAGCTGAACATGCACTTACCACTTCACACAGGAAACAAGCATTTCAAGTGTACGTTGTGTCATAGATCGTTCGCCCAGAAAACTGCGCTCAACAATCACATGCTGGCGCATAGCGGCGAAAAGCCGCACGCGTGTAACATTTGTGAAAAAACGTACAAGAGAAAATCGGAATTAATTAGGCATACCATGGTTCACACTGGTGAGAGACCTTACGAGTGTAAAGAGTGCTTGATGACTTTTCGAGAGAAGGCCAAACTGAACTCTCACATGCTGGTTCATACGGGTGAGAAACCGCACGAGTGTCAAATCTGTCACAAGGCGTGTGCGAGGAAATCGGATTTAAACAGTCACATGTTACTGCACACCGGCGGTCAGTACGACTGTAAAGTGTGCGACAAAATCTTCACCAGAAAATCGGATCTGAATCGACACACTCTAATACACACCGGTGAAAAACCGTTTGCGTGCAATATGTGCGACATGGCGTTCAGGGAGAAGACACGATTGAATTCGCATATGATCATACACACAGGCGACAAACGATACGCGTGTCACATCTGCCAGAAGACGTTTAAGGAAAAGTCGTCGTTGAAGAAACATATGTTAAGTCACACCGGTGACAGGCCGTACGAGTGTTACGTATGTCACAAAGCTTTCACGCAGAAGACCACATTGAACAGCCACATCCTAGTTCACGCCGGTGAGAGACCATTTGAATGTAGTACTTgtcaaaaaatattcaaagataAAGCGGCATTGAAAAAGCACTTGTTGGTACACGTCAACGAAAAAACTCACGAATGTCTTATTTGTATGAAAAAATTCGCCCATAAAACAGCATTGAATAGTCACCTCTCCTCAAATCACATATCCTAA
- the LOC139111000 gene encoding chymotrypsin-2-like encodes MKLLSCILIALAIVDVYGDEPDKLVNGIPTTIQEYPHCVSLRQGNSHFCGGSIIGDRFIVTAAHCVESLIRSPLQRAAVTVVTGTTYLNSGGQSYRLENVWRHESYNPNHPAGRGPYDIGLIKLSSPIQYGSTVQKVNLPTRAAAANEAVTIAAWGSTGFRQGIHNNLQKLHAKIMLPNTCAAYHRNLMPVDQTEICTLISMGTGLCNGDSGSGLIRDSDRTIIGLVSGGKPCAQGVPDVYTNVFSHLSWIQQKMRQ; translated from the exons ATGAAGTTACTTTCGTGTATCTTAATCGCATTGGCGATCGTAG ATGTTTATGGCGATGAACCAGACAAATTAGTAAATGGAATACCTACGACAATACAAGAGTACCCACACTGTGTCTCCCTAAGACAGGGCAACAGCCACTTCTGCGGCGGTAGCATAATCGGTGACCGCTTTATTGTGACTGCCGCTCATTGCGTGGAAAGTTTAATTCGAAGCCCCCTTCAAAGAGCAGCGGTGACTGTTGTTACTGGTACGACTTACCTTAACTCAGGTGGGCAGAGTTACAGACTGGAAAATGTATGGAGACATGAAAGCTATAATCCCAACCATCCTGCGGGTAGAGGTCCTTACGACATTGGTTTGATAAAG ctgAGCTCACCCATTCAGTATGGATCAACAGTTCAGAAAGTCAATCTCCCAACGAGGGCTGCCGCAGCGAACGAAGCCGTTACAATTGCAGCATGGGGTTCTACTGGTTTCAGACAAGGCATACAtaacaatttgcaaaaattacacGCAAAAATCATGCTTCCGAACACGTGCGCGGCTTATCACCGAAACCTCATGCCTGTTGACCAAACCGAGATATGTACCCTTATCAGCATGGGAACTGGACTTTGCAAT GGTGACAGCGGTAGTGGACTGATTCGAGATTCTGATAGAACCATTATCGGTCTGGTATCTGGTGGAAAACCGTGCGCCCAAGGTGTTCCAGACGTATATACCAACGTGTTCTCACACCTTTCTTGGATCCAACAAAAAATGCGACAATAA
- the LOC139111002 gene encoding chymotrypsin-2-like, with protein sequence MNLIVLYAIIAVTLDASCGARILRTRRLVGGRDAIESEFPYQVSLRYYDLHICSGALISNRHVLSAAHCVCGLIDEPSEELSVRTGSVNLKEGEVHAVKDVKCHPDYAYGPEMSWTADLVVITLAEEICASSSQSPIALATDEIPAGRHAIVSGWGRVHPFSWLSRNLQKISVPIISNDACQAYYKNTIILSSQMCTLERKGIGACEGDSGSPLVYNDTVISIFSWTKPCALGFPDVFIKVNYFIDFIKEAMQ encoded by the exons ATGAATCTGATTGTTCTGTATGCGATAATTGCTGTGACGTTAGACGCTAGCTGCG GAGCTCGAATTCTTCGCACGCGTCGTTTGGTTGGAGGACGGGATGCCATCGAATCTGAGTTCCCTTATCAGGTGTCCCTAAGATATTACGACTTACACATCTGCAGCGGTGCGCTTATCAGCAACAGGCACGTCTTGAGTGCGGCGCATTGTGTATGCGGTCTGATAGACGAACCCTCTGAGGAATTGAGCGTACGCACTGGCAGCGTTAACTTAAAAGAAGGTGAAGTCCATGCCGTTAAGGACGTAAAATGCCATCCCGATTACGCATACGGCCCCGAGATGTCTTGGACGGCCGATCTAGTCGTGATCACG CTAGCTGAAGAAATCTGCGCGTCATCATCTCAATCGCCGATTGCTTTAGCAACCGATGAGATACCCGCGGGACGACACGCTATTGTCAGCGGATGGGGCCGCGTCCATCCGTTCAGTTGGTTGTCTcgaaatttgcaaaaaatttcGGTGCCAATTATTAGCAATGATGCGTGTCAAGCGTATTACAAGAACACTATTATTCTCTCCTCTCAAATGTGTACGCTGGAAAGGAAAGGTATAGGCGCTTGCGAA GGCGATAGTGGAAGTCCTTTGGTATATAACGATACAGTAATAAGTATATTTTCGTGGACGAAACCGTGCGCACTTGGTTTTCCAgacgtttttattaaagtaaattattttattgattttattaaagaagcAATGCAAtag
- the LOC139110996 gene encoding zinc finger protein 84 isoform X2 — translation MEGFKVKDEPMDALAIDSQVMDENIVSVVLKEEPGDRFDPDYMEDICSGTFEKGTLFLPIENNEVDFAGEMVKLELEGESTSHQNWSQIANTNLCDKEDGVMQRCLTNTNFIQTQDSDKHHGFCQNGQQPKFYKIQCSICKKWFLNNDSMVTHLRTHCSGNQCEVCQQNFTDNSSLHAHMLTHVGMSPLECNICQKRFAYKWSLRSHMQLHVLDKPYDCDALQQAFMKRAGMNEQIMQMEDRPFECDVCHVTFKEKINLNRHMSNHTNVDKPYKCTICFEAFKEKAKLNMHLPLHTGNKHFKCTLCHRSFAQKTALNNHMLAHSGEKPHACNICEKTYKRKSELIRHTMVHTGERPYECKECLMTFREKAKLNSHMLVHTGEKPHECQICHKACARKSDLNSHMLLHTGGQYDCKVCDKIFTRKSDLNRHTLIHTGEKPFACNMCDMAFREKTRLNSHMIIHTGDKRYACHICQKTFKEKSSLKKHMLSHTGDRPYECYVCHKAFTQKTTLNSHILVHAGERPFECSTCQKIFKDKAALKKHLLVHVNEKTHECLICMKKFAHKTALNSHLSSNHIS, via the exons ATGGAAGGTTTTAAGGTGAAAGATGAACCGATGGATGCATTAGCCATAGACAGTCAGGTTATG GATGAGAACATTGTGAGCGTCGTGCTTAAAGAGGAACCAGGCGACAGATTTGATCCCGACTACATGGAGGATATTTGCTCAGGCACCTTCGAGAAAGGCACGCTCTTTCTGCCTATCGAAAACAATGAGGTGGATTTTGCTGGGGAGATG GTGAAGCTAGAGTTGGAAGGAGAATCCACCAGCCACCAGAACTGGTCACAGATAGCAAATACTAATTTATGTGACAAGGAAGATGGTGTGATGCAAAGATGCTTAACTAATACCAATTTTATACAAACTCAAGACTCTGACAAGCATCATGGATTCTGTCAAAATGGGCAACAACCAAAATTTTACAAGATCCAATGTTCTATCTGCAAGAAATGGTTTCTGAACAATGATTCCATGGTGACCCATCTAAGGACGCACTGTAGCGGAAATCAATGCGAAGTCTGTCAACAAAATTTCACCGATAACTCTAGCCTGCACGCTCATATGTTGACTCACGTCGGCATGAGTCCGCTTGAGTGCAACATTTGTCAAAAAAGATTTGCTTACAAATGGAGTTTAAGGAGCCATATGCAATTGCATGTATTGGACAAGCCGTACGATTGCGACGCGTTGCAGCAGGCTTTTATGAAGCGAGCTGGTATGAATGAGCAGATAATGCAGATGGAAGACAGGCCCTTCGAATGTGATGTCTGCCATGTGACGTttaaggaaaaaattaatttaaatcgtcaCATGTCCAATCACACAAACGTGGACAAGCCGTATAAATGTACGATCTGTTTCGAAGCATTCAAGGAGAAGGCGAAGCTGAACATGCACTTACCACTTCACACAGGAAACAAGCATTTCAAGTGTACGTTGTGTCATAGATCGTTCGCCCAGAAAACTGCGCTCAACAATCACATGCTGGCGCATAGCGGCGAAAAGCCGCACGCGTGTAACATTTGTGAAAAAACGTACAAGAGAAAATCGGAATTAATTAGGCATACCATGGTTCACACTGGTGAGAGACCTTACGAGTGTAAAGAGTGCTTGATGACTTTTCGAGAGAAGGCCAAACTGAACTCTCACATGCTGGTTCATACGGGTGAGAAACCGCACGAGTGTCAAATCTGTCACAAGGCGTGTGCGAGGAAATCGGATTTAAACAGTCACATGTTACTGCACACCGGCGGTCAGTACGACTGTAAAGTGTGCGACAAAATCTTCACCAGAAAATCGGATCTGAATCGACACACTCTAATACACACCGGTGAAAAACCGTTTGCGTGCAATATGTGCGACATGGCGTTCAGGGAGAAGACACGATTGAATTCGCATATGATCATACACACAGGCGACAAACGATACGCGTGTCACATCTGCCAGAAGACGTTTAAGGAAAAGTCGTCGTTGAAGAAACATATGTTAAGTCACACCGGTGACAGGCCGTACGAGTGTTACGTATGTCACAAAGCTTTCACGCAGAAGACCACATTGAACAGCCACATCCTAGTTCACGCCGGTGAGAGACCATTTGAATGTAGTACTTgtcaaaaaatattcaaagataAAGCGGCATTGAAAAAGCACTTGTTGGTACACGTCAACGAAAAAACTCACGAATGTCTTATTTGTATGAAAAAATTCGCCCATAAAACAGCATTGAATAGTCACCTCTCCTCAAATCACATATCCTAA
- the LOC139110996 gene encoding zinc finger protein 84 isoform X1 codes for MEGFKVKDEPMDALAIDSQVMDENIVSVVLKEEPGDRFDPDYMEDICSGTFEKGTLFLPIENNEVDFAGEMLCEFLQVKLELEGESTSHQNWSQIANTNLCDKEDGVMQRCLTNTNFIQTQDSDKHHGFCQNGQQPKFYKIQCSICKKWFLNNDSMVTHLRTHCSGNQCEVCQQNFTDNSSLHAHMLTHVGMSPLECNICQKRFAYKWSLRSHMQLHVLDKPYDCDALQQAFMKRAGMNEQIMQMEDRPFECDVCHVTFKEKINLNRHMSNHTNVDKPYKCTICFEAFKEKAKLNMHLPLHTGNKHFKCTLCHRSFAQKTALNNHMLAHSGEKPHACNICEKTYKRKSELIRHTMVHTGERPYECKECLMTFREKAKLNSHMLVHTGEKPHECQICHKACARKSDLNSHMLLHTGGQYDCKVCDKIFTRKSDLNRHTLIHTGEKPFACNMCDMAFREKTRLNSHMIIHTGDKRYACHICQKTFKEKSSLKKHMLSHTGDRPYECYVCHKAFTQKTTLNSHILVHAGERPFECSTCQKIFKDKAALKKHLLVHVNEKTHECLICMKKFAHKTALNSHLSSNHIS; via the exons ATGGAAGGTTTTAAGGTGAAAGATGAACCGATGGATGCATTAGCCATAGACAGTCAGGTTATG GATGAGAACATTGTGAGCGTCGTGCTTAAAGAGGAACCAGGCGACAGATTTGATCCCGACTACATGGAGGATATTTGCTCAGGCACCTTCGAGAAAGGCACGCTCTTTCTGCCTATCGAAAACAATGAGGTGGATTTTGCTGGGGAGATG CTTTGTGAATTCTTGCAGGTGAAGCTAGAGTTGGAAGGAGAATCCACCAGCCACCAGAACTGGTCACAGATAGCAAATACTAATTTATGTGACAAGGAAGATGGTGTGATGCAAAGATGCTTAACTAATACCAATTTTATACAAACTCAAGACTCTGACAAGCATCATGGATTCTGTCAAAATGGGCAACAACCAAAATTTTACAAGATCCAATGTTCTATCTGCAAGAAATGGTTTCTGAACAATGATTCCATGGTGACCCATCTAAGGACGCACTGTAGCGGAAATCAATGCGAAGTCTGTCAACAAAATTTCACCGATAACTCTAGCCTGCACGCTCATATGTTGACTCACGTCGGCATGAGTCCGCTTGAGTGCAACATTTGTCAAAAAAGATTTGCTTACAAATGGAGTTTAAGGAGCCATATGCAATTGCATGTATTGGACAAGCCGTACGATTGCGACGCGTTGCAGCAGGCTTTTATGAAGCGAGCTGGTATGAATGAGCAGATAATGCAGATGGAAGACAGGCCCTTCGAATGTGATGTCTGCCATGTGACGTttaaggaaaaaattaatttaaatcgtcaCATGTCCAATCACACAAACGTGGACAAGCCGTATAAATGTACGATCTGTTTCGAAGCATTCAAGGAGAAGGCGAAGCTGAACATGCACTTACCACTTCACACAGGAAACAAGCATTTCAAGTGTACGTTGTGTCATAGATCGTTCGCCCAGAAAACTGCGCTCAACAATCACATGCTGGCGCATAGCGGCGAAAAGCCGCACGCGTGTAACATTTGTGAAAAAACGTACAAGAGAAAATCGGAATTAATTAGGCATACCATGGTTCACACTGGTGAGAGACCTTACGAGTGTAAAGAGTGCTTGATGACTTTTCGAGAGAAGGCCAAACTGAACTCTCACATGCTGGTTCATACGGGTGAGAAACCGCACGAGTGTCAAATCTGTCACAAGGCGTGTGCGAGGAAATCGGATTTAAACAGTCACATGTTACTGCACACCGGCGGTCAGTACGACTGTAAAGTGTGCGACAAAATCTTCACCAGAAAATCGGATCTGAATCGACACACTCTAATACACACCGGTGAAAAACCGTTTGCGTGCAATATGTGCGACATGGCGTTCAGGGAGAAGACACGATTGAATTCGCATATGATCATACACACAGGCGACAAACGATACGCGTGTCACATCTGCCAGAAGACGTTTAAGGAAAAGTCGTCGTTGAAGAAACATATGTTAAGTCACACCGGTGACAGGCCGTACGAGTGTTACGTATGTCACAAAGCTTTCACGCAGAAGACCACATTGAACAGCCACATCCTAGTTCACGCCGGTGAGAGACCATTTGAATGTAGTACTTgtcaaaaaatattcaaagataAAGCGGCATTGAAAAAGCACTTGTTGGTACACGTCAACGAAAAAACTCACGAATGTCTTATTTGTATGAAAAAATTCGCCCATAAAACAGCATTGAATAGTCACCTCTCCTCAAATCACATATCCTAA
- the LOC139111001 gene encoding chymotrypsin-2-like — translation MKQLACVLIALAIAGVYSDEPEKLVNGTPTSIEKYPHAVSLRMNNNHFCGGSLIGEQWVLTAGHCVVPVLENSRMRASVTVVSGTTYLDKDGESHKVDKLWYHDNYNPRALGRGPYDIGLIKLAAPVTFSETQKAISLPTNNIEKDDSVTIAAWGSTGFQKHIHNDLQKLDAKAMLPKTCQEYYFGLLMKIHDNEFCTLISRGTGLCNGDSGSGLIKNSDGTIIGLVSGGKPCARGSPDIYTNVFPYLSWIKEKMES, via the exons ATGAAGCAACTGGCGTGTGTTCTAATCGCTTTGGCGATCGCAG GTGTTTACAGCGATGAGCCAGAAAAATTAGTAAATGGAACACCTACGTCAATAGAAAAATACCCACACGCTGTTTCCCTACGGATGAACAATAACCATTTTTGCGGCGGCAGTCTTATTGGTGAGCAATGGGTTTTAACCGCCGGACATTGTGTGGTGCCTGTTCTTGAGAACTCTCGCATGAGAGCGTCTGTGACTGTTGTATCTGGCACAACTTATCTCGACAAGGATGGAGAGAGTCACAAGGTGGACAAATTGTGGTATCACGATAATTACAATCCTCGCGCTCTGGGTAGAGGCCCTTACGACATCGGCCTGATCAAG CTGGCTGCGCCTGTTACGTTCAGCGAAACGCAGAAAGCAATTAGCCTCCCAAcaaataatatagaaaagGATGATTCTGTTACAATTGCCGCCTGGGGCTCTACTGGCTTCCAAAAACACATACACAACGACTTGCAGAAATTGGACGCGAAAGCAATGCTTCCAAAAACATGCcaagaatattatttcggACTCCTAATGAAGATACATGATAACGAGTTCTGCACCCTTATCTCTCGCGGAACTGGATTGTGCAAT GGAGACAGTGGTAGCGGACTGATTAAAAACAGTGATGGAACAATTATTGGTCTGGTGTCTGGTGGAAAACCATGCGCGAGAGGATCTCCAGATATATATACCAATGTATTCCCTTACCTTTCTTGGatcaaagaaaaaatggaatcataa
- the LOC139110990 gene encoding uncharacterized transmembrane protein DDB_G0289901 — protein sequence MWTRSFNCFLVTVLFPCVFLVGSGKVSANAPQNVENTAGAHDGHKGIRSYDDTGFPHDGNVNRDIKSYGAPSGHGAVHGTKGGGHGYNKHDDGCSKCKWENDEYWERDEPEEEGDENDGDECDDGQYRPDKIHYHGPGGGRHKPYPASVHKTGPTGVYVDSGIKGIGVPGGPSSGINYPAQGAGYTRPISGYETTSAPRPSWSTPFADAPKPGYGGVTSGAFGTTPSPWPEWNRRTTPSSFSSTPKPWTGDHDARFPASQQPGASVPNFGVTSKPEQGWNNNPFLSGFPSTVPHAPHAGSGIYSPSPYGNSQQNQNKPYGQPGTQSTYAGAYAGASVTPGIGNPGEPFNFGRKDHPFGFYKPVNTQTPHGPHSGTSQTPFNNNNPYGFGNYQPEPGSYSTQPTIVTNTFGTTKRPYGEIGPSKTVPGIQQNPFAPGKSPGSPSGSNVYEHPSVTKPSYTGSTPSWLNTGQTGSSTWHDARTTPYAGFGTTKTPFNNVNVPSSELSPPYEKIGPKQPGFNFASSSSTASASANAFATSPGTYSTTSTETYPFYGTTPAHRRDPNYTPGIQGSIGSTNPAYGSVPQGTYPNIGSSPNKQPGDGRGTWPNQGQPGYGNRPVCAGGNCGGTTSPQGSSNCGGCCGNYNCNSGCSKGTPGLCDGRAGPSQVNKTYYPAGTGDGNVPSIGSQYRPDSRPNIGAIYPGTQGTSITSETPISWNSVNPFLYPVGGNTPTSYWTETTEKPIGVGNPFLDPNFSSPKPGYSNTYNDKNVIPHAEGNTKPVGQGNLFLDGSNKKDDDKPIQGVIPLGEKIPGENNPFLTPLLNGGSSLGNPSYGKHPDKSGPSGSYPGAGPSGSYPGTGPSGSYPGAGPSGSYPGTGPSGSYPGAGPSGNYPGAGPSGSYPGAGPSGSYPGAGPSGNYPGAGPSGNYPGAGPSGNYPGAGTPGNYPGYGGVKGSNFDRTSLQDNRHSTGSNAQAASPGCKLGMFGCGTPGSGSYGTNKYPAGAFGGNIGVNPVNPGSAGNFPNTSGYPGINPGANHPGSEGNNLGTSIGGGQARAYAGSFSSAQASSSAQAASSSFAGSFSSALGPANNFGRNLSPNEPQNQGGPNSWASSGASAFASSSAGSWSGNRPVDVKG from the exons ATGTGGACCCGCAGCTTCAATTGTTTTCTGGTGACGGTGCTCTTTCCGTGTGTGTTTCTCGTCGGCTCAG gtAAAGTGTCGGCCAACGCGCCtcaaaatgtagaaaatactGCCGGTGCTCACGACGGACATAAGGGAATTCGTAGCTACGACGACACCGGTTTTCCCCACGACGGTAACGTTAACCGTGATATAAAATCTTACGGCGCACCTTCGGGACACGGCGCCGTTCATGGAACAAAAGGCGGAGGTCACGGCTATAATAAGCACGATGATGGCTGCTCTAAATGCAAATGGGAGAACGACGAGTACTGGGAACGGGACGAGCCGGAGGAAGAGGGGGACGAAAACGACGGGGATGAATGCGATGATGGTCAATATAGACCTGATAAAATACATTATCACGGCCCCGGTGGAGGACGACACAAACCATATCCAGCCAGCGTGCACAAAACCGGGCCTACGGGCGTCTACGTCGACAGCGGGATCAAAGGAATCGGTGTTCCCGGAGGTCCTTCGAGCGGTATTAATTATCCAGCACAGGGTGCAGGATATACAAGGCCAATCAGCGGTTACGAAACCACCTCGGCACCTAGACCAAGCTGGAGCACTCCATTTGCAGATGCACCAAAGCCTGGATACGGCGGCGTGACCTCAGGCGCCTTTGGTACGACACCGAGCCCTTGGCCAGAATGGAATAGAAGGACGACACCAAGCAGTTTCAGCTCTACGCCGAAACCTTGGACCGGCGATCACGACGCCAGATTTCCCGCTTCGCAGCAGCCTGGCGCATCCGTTCCGAACTTCGGCGTTACATCGAAACCCGAACAAGGATGGAATAATAATCCGTTCTTGAGTGGTTTTCCTTCTACGGTACCGCATGCACCACACGCAGGAAGTGGTATATATTCTCCAAGTCCTTACGGAAACTCGCAGCAGAATCAAAATAAGCCTTACGGACAGCCTGGAACACAAA GTACATACGCTGGCGCTTACGCTGGAGCAAGCGTAACACCTGGTATTGGAAACCCTGGAGAACCATTTAATTTTGGTAGAAAAGATCACCCATTTGGTTTTTACAAACCAGTAAATACTCAAACGCCGCATGGGCCACATAGTGGAACGAGTCAAACACccttcaataataataatccttACGGTTTTGGAAATTATCAGCCGGAACCCGGTTCTTATAGTACACAGCCTACAATTGTAACAAACACTTTCGGAACTACTAAAAGACCATATGGAGAAATCGGTCCATCTAAAACTGTTCCAGGAATTCAACAGAATCCATTTGCTCCCGGAAAATCACCGGGATCACCAAGTGGAAGTAACGTATATGAACATCCGAGCGTCACTAAGCCGAGTTATACTGGAAGTACTCCTTCCTGGTTAAATACCGGTCAGACTGGAAGTAGCACTTGGCATGACGCGAGAACTACTCCTTACGCTGGATTTGGAACAACTAAAACTccatttaataacgttaatgtTCCAAGTTCTGAATTATCTCCTCCATATGAAAAAATAGGACCGAAACAACCtggttttaattttgcgaGTAGCAGCTCAACTGCAAGCGCGAGTGCAAACGCGTTTGCAACATCTCCTGGTACATACAGTACTACTAGTACCGAAACATATCCATTTTATGGTACAACACCTGCCCACAGAAGAGATCCGAATTATACTCCTGGCATTCAAGGTTCTATTGGAAGTACTAATCCTGCATACGGAAGTGTTCCTCAGGGTACTTATCCTAATATTGGATCTTCGCCGAATAAGCAGCCTGGAGACGGAAGAGGTACGTGGCCAAATCAAGGACAACCGGGATATGGAAACAGACCGGTATGTGCAGGTGGAAATTGTGGAGGTACGACTAGCCCACAAGGAAGTAGCAACTGTGGAGGATGTTGtggaaattataattgcaacaGTGGTTGTAGTAAAGGTACACCCGGATTATGTGATGGACGAGCGGGCCCCAGTCAAGtcaataaaacatattatcCTGCTGGAACTGGTGATGGAAATGTTCCAAGTATTGGCTCTCAATACAGACCCGATTCACGTCCTAATATCGGAGCAATTTATCCAGGAACTCAAG gcaCAAGTATAACATCGGAAACTCCTATATCATGGAATTCAGTAAATCCATTTTTATATCCAGTCGGag GTAATACTCCGACCAGTTATTGGACTGAAACTACAGAAAAACCAATCGGTGTAGGAAATCCTTTCCTCGATCCGAATTTCAGTAGTCCTAAGCCTGGATATAGCAACACGTACAATGACAAAAACGTAATTCCTCATGCAGAAGGAAATACTAAACCTGTTGGTCAAGGAAATCTTTTTCTGGATGggagtaataaaaaagatgatGATAAACCTATCCAAGGTGTGATTCCACTCGGAGAAAAAATACCAGGAGAAAATAATCCTTTCCTTACACCTTTGCTAAATGGTGGAAGTAGCTTAGGCAATCCGTCATATGGTAAACACCCAGACAAGTCGGGACCATCGGGAAGTTATCCTGGAGCGGGCCCATCGGGAAGTTATCCTGGAACGGGACCATCGGGAAGTTATCCTGGAGCGGGACCATCGGGAAGTTATCCTGGAACGGGGCCATCGGGAAGTTATCCTGGAGCGGGGCCATCGGGAAATTATCCTGGAGCGGGACCATCGGGAAGTTATCCTGGAGCGGGGCCATCGGGAAGTTATCCTGGAGCGGGGCCTTCGGGAAATTATCCTGGAGCGGGGCCTTCGGGAAATTATCCTGGAGCGGGGCCTTCGGGAAATTATCCTGGAGCGGGAACGCCAGGAAACTATCCTGGATATGGAGGTGTAAAAGGTTCTAATTTTGACAGAACTTCGTTGCAAGATAATAGACATTCTACGGGAAGCAATGCTCAAGCTGCTAGTCCAGGATGTAAGCTGGGTATGTTTGGTTGTGGAACACCCGGCAGCGGAAGTTATGGGACCAATAAATATCCGGCAGGAGCGTTTGGTGGAAATATCGGAGTTAATCCGGTAAATCCGGGTAGTGCTGGAAATTTTCCTAACACGTCAGGATATCCTGGAATTAATCCTGGCGCAAATCATCCTGGTTCAGAAGGAAATAACTTAGGGACATCCATTGGCGGTGGTCAAGCGAGAGCTTACGCGGGATCTTTCAGTTCAGCACAAGCTTCAAGTTCTGCTCAAGCTGCCAGCTCTAGTTTTGCCGGCTCTTTTTCCAGCGCATTAG GACCTGCTAATAATTTTGGAAGAAATTTATCTCCTAATGAACCACAGAATCAAGGCGGACCTAATTCCTGGGCTTCTAGTGGTGCTTCTGCCTTTGCCAGTAGTAGTGCTGGAA GCTGGTCAGGAAATCGTCCTGTCGACGTGAAGGGCTAA